One part of the Girardinichthys multiradiatus isolate DD_20200921_A chromosome 10, DD_fGirMul_XY1, whole genome shotgun sequence genome encodes these proteins:
- the mfsd1l gene encoding major facilitator superfamily domain-containing protein 1: MAQPAEKAYYRFLVLFFNCLLTFGSYFCFDIPSVLQDQFQGNLTCPNATVINGTVDCVEGLGMSPQQYNLLYAIYAWTNAVVVILAGFLIDKLGNRFGVFLFSFLCVLGSSLFALGSHFRGTSYLLPLMLTGRLLFGSGNGSLTIVQNRITAFWFKGKELALAFGVTLAFSRLGSVLNFFLTEKFEDKYGMQWTLWGGALLCVLGCVSAIIVSALDKIGMRQLGLDGAIQEESRKVRVQDVKLLSLRYWLLVLTIMFFYNGIFPFIADASKFIQDKYSDYSQKEAAYVAGAVYDSSLVLSAIVGILIDYVGLRGVFAVACAVFTLPVFGLLAFTFVPPLVSTIWLGVTYSFAASSMWPSIPLVVPQATLGTAMGLATSIQMVGIGVSNLIVGQILGSKSNETKIPLWRWQRMMIFMLGNTICCIVTSVLLNVVDHRQGGTLNKTTKRSGQAEGDSEREPLNQRQEEEEQNEANGSNVTSRSVNS; this comes from the exons ATGGCTCAGCCGGCGGAGAAAG catatTACCGCTTCCTGGTGCTCTTCTTCAACTGCCTGCTGACATTTGGCTCCTACTTCTGCTTTGACATCCCCAGCGTTCTACAGGATCAGTTTCAAGGG AACCTCACATGTCCCAATGCAACAGTGATCAATGGCACTGTGGACTGCGTGGAGGGGCTGGGGATGAGTCCTCAGCAGTACAACCTTCTCTATGCCATATATGCTTGGAC AAATGCAGTGGTGGTGATCCTGGCTGGATTCCTGATTGACAAATTAGGAAATCGAT TCGGGGTGTTTCTCTTctcttttctgtgtgttttgggcTCGTCGCTGTTTGCCCTGGGTTCCCACTTCAGAGGAACTTCCTACCTGCTTCCACTCATGCTCACAGGACGTTTATTGTTTGGTTCAGGCAATGGATCTTTGACCA TTGTACAGAACCGCATCACAGCCTTCTGGTTCAAAGGGAAGGAGCTGGCTCTGGCTTTCGGTGTGACCCTGGCCTTTTCTCGCCTGGGTTCAGTCCTCAACTTCTTCCTCACCGAGAAGTTTGAAGACAAATATGGCATGCAGTGGACACTCTGGGGTG GAGCACTGCTGTGTGTCCTTGGCTGTGTTTCTGCGATCATAGTGAGCGCTCTGGACAAGATCGGAATGAGACAGCTGGGCCTCGATGGAGCCATCCAGGAAGAGTCCCGCAAAGTG AGGGTTCAGGATGTGAAGCTGTTGTCTCTGAGATACTGGCTGCTGGTCCTCACCATCATGTTCTTCTACAACGGCATTTTCCCGTTCATTGCAGACGCCAG CAAGTTCATTCAGGATAAATACAGCGACTACAGCCAGAAGGAGGCTGCCTATGTCGCGGGGGCGGTGTACGACAGCTCGCTGGTTCTCTCAGCCATTGTGGGCATCCTCATA GATTATGTGGGACTTCGGGGTGTTTTTGCTGTGGCCTGTGCCGTCTTTACGCTGCCCGTCTTTGGACTCCTGGCCTTCACCTTCGTCCCTCCGCTGGTCTCCACCATATGGCTGGGAGTCACTTACTCCTTTGCAGCT TCCAGCATGTGGCCTTCCATTCCCCTCGTGGTTCCTCAGGCCACACTGGGAACAGCCATGGGCCTGGCCACCTCCATACAGATGGTTGGGATCGGGGTGTCCAATCTGATTGTTGGACAGATTTTGGGCAGCAAATCAAA TGAAACTAAGATCCCATTATGGCGCTGGCAGAGGATGATGATCTTTATGTTGGGCAACACCATCTGCTGCATCGTGACCTCCGTGTTGCTCAACGTCGTTGACCACAGACAG GGTGGGACTCTGAACAAGACCACCAAGAGGTCGGGGCAGGCAGAGGGAGACTCGGAGCGAGAGCCGCTCAACCAGAGACAGGAAGAGGAAGAGCAAAATGAGGCTAATGGCTCTAATGTCACATCACGTTCTGTCaattcatga
- the LOC124875560 gene encoding probable crossover junction endonuclease EME2 isoform X4 has protein sequence MSVLRRAKTWEISESEDSDHEPKAAFNRGESSTDSRGDHEENSENLPSSPAKSDSTVTLPPPRPEASGGTPSPARKRRTKEEIEADKLKAKQRKEDRERQRAARAREKEERRQEQQRRREAADNLKSLRPENCIKSLTVCIEPALLQHAGSDILLDTLAMLEWRFTVESQHLSHSITWTRDLPQQGEDGQACVVEEQMVLVLTLADFVDIVISVRKMVDSEGEEMEMGTVLSPLLECLNRKANKVVTMLVMDFESDQGLLTERSELPFCVDGSWASGARVERDGSGLRDVWSRQIQQLNRVSPAVASAVTESFPSPQLLLQAYQNSGSEAEKKGMLAGLSVKTEGKGRRIGPEISARLYRCLTTENPQLVLD, from the exons ATGTCCGTCCTGCGCAGAGCCAAGACGTGGGAAATCTCTGAATCTGAGGACAGTGACCATGAACCGAAAGCAGCTTTTAACCGCGGTGAGAGCTCAACTGACAGCAGAGGAGATCATGAGGAGAACTCCGAGAATCTACCATCTTCACCTGCAAAAAGTGACTCCACAGTCACGCTACCTCCTCCGCGGCCAGAGGCATCCGGCGGAACGCCCAGTCCTGCACGGAAACGCCGCACCAAGGAGGAGATAGAGGCGGACAAACTGAAAGCCAAGCAGAGGAAGGAGGACAGGGAGAGGCAGAGGGCTGCTAGAGCCAGGGAGAAGGAggagaggaggcaggaacagcAGAGGAGGAGAGAAGCTGCAGACAATCTCAAGAGTCTGCGGCCAGAGAACTGCATAAAGAGCCTGACTGTCTGTATAGAACCAG CCCTTCTGCAGCACGCTGGATCTGATATTTTGCTGGACACCCTGGCCATGTTGGAGTGGAGGTTTACTGTTGAGAGCCAACATCTATCTCACAGTATCACCTGGACCAGAGATTTACCTCAG CAGGGAGAAGACGGTCAGGCCTGTGTGGTGGAGGAGCAGATGGTTCTGGTTTTGACACTGGCTGACTTCGTGGACATTGTGATCTCCGTTAGAAAA ATGGTGGACAGTGAAGGGGAGGAGATGGAGATGGGGACCGTCCTCAGTCCTCTCTTGGAGTGTCTCAACCGGAAGGCCAACAAGGTGGTCACCATGTTGGTGATGGACTTTGAGTCGGATCAAGG GCTCCTTACCGAGCGATCCGAGCTACCTTTCTGTGTGGACGGGTCCTGGGCCAGCGGGGCCCGGGTGGAGAGGGACGGCTCGGGCCTGAGGGACGTCTGGAGCAGACAGATCCAGCAGCTGAACCGAGTGAGCCCGGCAGTGGCCTCTGCTGTGACCGAGTCCTTCCCATCTCCTCAGCTCCTGCTGCAG GCTTACCAAAACTCAGGGTCTGAGGCGGAGAAGAAGGGAATGCTGGCCGGTCTTTCAGTGAAAACAGAAGGCAAAGGAAGAAGGATTGGACCGGAAATTTCAGCCAGATTGTACCGCTGCCTCACAACAGAGAACCCTCAGCTGGTCCTGGACTGA
- the LOC124875560 gene encoding probable crossover junction endonuclease EME2 isoform X2: MSVLRRAKTWEISESEDSDHEPKAAFNRGESSTDSRGDHEENSENLPSSPAKSDSTVTLPPPRPEASGGTPSPARKRRTKEEIEADKLKAKQRKEDRERQRAARAREKEERRQEQQRRREAADNLKSLRPENCIKSLTVCIEPALLQHAGSDILLDTLAMLEWRFTVESQHLSHSITWTRDLPQGEDGQACVVEEQMVLVLTLADFVDIVISVRKMVDSEGEEMEMGTVLSPLLECLNRKANKVVTMLVMDFESDQGIKESGDYFPEQMLRTKLGMRNQDVEEVLVYLQLYKNISVVFLESWQDVTDHVCAVTKALSKRPFKLLTERSELPFCVDGSWASGARVERDGSGLRDVWSRQIQQLNRVSPAVASAVTESFPSPQLLLQAYQNSGSEAEKKGMLAGLSVKTEGKGRRIGPEISARLYRCLTTENPQLVLD, from the exons ATGTCCGTCCTGCGCAGAGCCAAGACGTGGGAAATCTCTGAATCTGAGGACAGTGACCATGAACCGAAAGCAGCTTTTAACCGCGGTGAGAGCTCAACTGACAGCAGAGGAGATCATGAGGAGAACTCCGAGAATCTACCATCTTCACCTGCAAAAAGTGACTCCACAGTCACGCTACCTCCTCCGCGGCCAGAGGCATCCGGCGGAACGCCCAGTCCTGCACGGAAACGCCGCACCAAGGAGGAGATAGAGGCGGACAAACTGAAAGCCAAGCAGAGGAAGGAGGACAGGGAGAGGCAGAGGGCTGCTAGAGCCAGGGAGAAGGAggagaggaggcaggaacagcAGAGGAGGAGAGAAGCTGCAGACAATCTCAAGAGTCTGCGGCCAGAGAACTGCATAAAGAGCCTGACTGTCTGTATAGAACCAG CCCTTCTGCAGCACGCTGGATCTGATATTTTGCTGGACACCCTGGCCATGTTGGAGTGGAGGTTTACTGTTGAGAGCCAACATCTATCTCACAGTATCACCTGGACCAGAGATTTACCTCAG GGAGAAGACGGTCAGGCCTGTGTGGTGGAGGAGCAGATGGTTCTGGTTTTGACACTGGCTGACTTCGTGGACATTGTGATCTCCGTTAGAAAA ATGGTGGACAGTGAAGGGGAGGAGATGGAGATGGGGACCGTCCTCAGTCCTCTCTTGGAGTGTCTCAACCGGAAGGCCAACAAGGTGGTCACCATGTTGGTGATGGACTTTGAGTCGGATCAAGG GATAAAGGAGTCTGGGGATTATTTTCCAGAACAGATGCTACGAACCAAACTGGGGATGAGGAATCAGGATGTGGAGGAG GTGCTTGTGTACCTGCAGCTCTACAAAAACATCTCAGTGGTTTTCCTGGAGAGCTGGCAGGACGTCACTGACCATGTGTGCGCCGTTACCAAGGCTTTGTCGAAACGCCCCTTCAA GCTCCTTACCGAGCGATCCGAGCTACCTTTCTGTGTGGACGGGTCCTGGGCCAGCGGGGCCCGGGTGGAGAGGGACGGCTCGGGCCTGAGGGACGTCTGGAGCAGACAGATCCAGCAGCTGAACCGAGTGAGCCCGGCAGTGGCCTCTGCTGTGACCGAGTCCTTCCCATCTCCTCAGCTCCTGCTGCAG GCTTACCAAAACTCAGGGTCTGAGGCGGAGAAGAAGGGAATGCTGGCCGGTCTTTCAGTGAAAACAGAAGGCAAAGGAAGAAGGATTGGACCGGAAATTTCAGCCAGATTGTACCGCTGCCTCACAACAGAGAACCCTCAGCTGGTCCTGGACTGA
- the LOC124875560 gene encoding probable crossover junction endonuclease EME2 isoform X3 yields MSVLRRAKTWEISESEDSDHEPKAAFNRGESSTDSRGDHEENSENLPSSPAKSDSTVTLPPPRPEASGGTPSPARKRRTKEEIEADKLKAKQRKEDRERQRAARAREKEERRQEQQRRREAADNLKSLRPENCIKSLTVCIEPALLQHAGSDILLDTLAMLEWRFTVESQHLSHSITWTRDLPQMVDSEGEEMEMGTVLSPLLECLNRKANKVVTMLVMDFESDQGIKESGDYFPEQMLRTKLGMRNQDVEEVLVYLQLYKNISVVFLESWQDVTDHVCAVTKALSKRPFKLLTERSELPFCVDGSWASGARVERDGSGLRDVWSRQIQQLNRVSPAVASAVTESFPSPQLLLQAYQNSGSEAEKKGMLAGLSVKTEGKGRRIGPEISARLYRCLTTENPQLVLD; encoded by the exons ATGTCCGTCCTGCGCAGAGCCAAGACGTGGGAAATCTCTGAATCTGAGGACAGTGACCATGAACCGAAAGCAGCTTTTAACCGCGGTGAGAGCTCAACTGACAGCAGAGGAGATCATGAGGAGAACTCCGAGAATCTACCATCTTCACCTGCAAAAAGTGACTCCACAGTCACGCTACCTCCTCCGCGGCCAGAGGCATCCGGCGGAACGCCCAGTCCTGCACGGAAACGCCGCACCAAGGAGGAGATAGAGGCGGACAAACTGAAAGCCAAGCAGAGGAAGGAGGACAGGGAGAGGCAGAGGGCTGCTAGAGCCAGGGAGAAGGAggagaggaggcaggaacagcAGAGGAGGAGAGAAGCTGCAGACAATCTCAAGAGTCTGCGGCCAGAGAACTGCATAAAGAGCCTGACTGTCTGTATAGAACCAG CCCTTCTGCAGCACGCTGGATCTGATATTTTGCTGGACACCCTGGCCATGTTGGAGTGGAGGTTTACTGTTGAGAGCCAACATCTATCTCACAGTATCACCTGGACCAGAGATTTACCTCAG ATGGTGGACAGTGAAGGGGAGGAGATGGAGATGGGGACCGTCCTCAGTCCTCTCTTGGAGTGTCTCAACCGGAAGGCCAACAAGGTGGTCACCATGTTGGTGATGGACTTTGAGTCGGATCAAGG GATAAAGGAGTCTGGGGATTATTTTCCAGAACAGATGCTACGAACCAAACTGGGGATGAGGAATCAGGATGTGGAGGAG GTGCTTGTGTACCTGCAGCTCTACAAAAACATCTCAGTGGTTTTCCTGGAGAGCTGGCAGGACGTCACTGACCATGTGTGCGCCGTTACCAAGGCTTTGTCGAAACGCCCCTTCAA GCTCCTTACCGAGCGATCCGAGCTACCTTTCTGTGTGGACGGGTCCTGGGCCAGCGGGGCCCGGGTGGAGAGGGACGGCTCGGGCCTGAGGGACGTCTGGAGCAGACAGATCCAGCAGCTGAACCGAGTGAGCCCGGCAGTGGCCTCTGCTGTGACCGAGTCCTTCCCATCTCCTCAGCTCCTGCTGCAG GCTTACCAAAACTCAGGGTCTGAGGCGGAGAAGAAGGGAATGCTGGCCGGTCTTTCAGTGAAAACAGAAGGCAAAGGAAGAAGGATTGGACCGGAAATTTCAGCCAGATTGTACCGCTGCCTCACAACAGAGAACCCTCAGCTGGTCCTGGACTGA
- the LOC124875560 gene encoding probable crossover junction endonuclease EME2 isoform X1 has protein sequence MSVLRRAKTWEISESEDSDHEPKAAFNRGESSTDSRGDHEENSENLPSSPAKSDSTVTLPPPRPEASGGTPSPARKRRTKEEIEADKLKAKQRKEDRERQRAARAREKEERRQEQQRRREAADNLKSLRPENCIKSLTVCIEPALLQHAGSDILLDTLAMLEWRFTVESQHLSHSITWTRDLPQQGEDGQACVVEEQMVLVLTLADFVDIVISVRKMVDSEGEEMEMGTVLSPLLECLNRKANKVVTMLVMDFESDQGIKESGDYFPEQMLRTKLGMRNQDVEEVLVYLQLYKNISVVFLESWQDVTDHVCAVTKALSKRPFKLLTERSELPFCVDGSWASGARVERDGSGLRDVWSRQIQQLNRVSPAVASAVTESFPSPQLLLQAYQNSGSEAEKKGMLAGLSVKTEGKGRRIGPEISARLYRCLTTENPQLVLD, from the exons ATGTCCGTCCTGCGCAGAGCCAAGACGTGGGAAATCTCTGAATCTGAGGACAGTGACCATGAACCGAAAGCAGCTTTTAACCGCGGTGAGAGCTCAACTGACAGCAGAGGAGATCATGAGGAGAACTCCGAGAATCTACCATCTTCACCTGCAAAAAGTGACTCCACAGTCACGCTACCTCCTCCGCGGCCAGAGGCATCCGGCGGAACGCCCAGTCCTGCACGGAAACGCCGCACCAAGGAGGAGATAGAGGCGGACAAACTGAAAGCCAAGCAGAGGAAGGAGGACAGGGAGAGGCAGAGGGCTGCTAGAGCCAGGGAGAAGGAggagaggaggcaggaacagcAGAGGAGGAGAGAAGCTGCAGACAATCTCAAGAGTCTGCGGCCAGAGAACTGCATAAAGAGCCTGACTGTCTGTATAGAACCAG CCCTTCTGCAGCACGCTGGATCTGATATTTTGCTGGACACCCTGGCCATGTTGGAGTGGAGGTTTACTGTTGAGAGCCAACATCTATCTCACAGTATCACCTGGACCAGAGATTTACCTCAG CAGGGAGAAGACGGTCAGGCCTGTGTGGTGGAGGAGCAGATGGTTCTGGTTTTGACACTGGCTGACTTCGTGGACATTGTGATCTCCGTTAGAAAA ATGGTGGACAGTGAAGGGGAGGAGATGGAGATGGGGACCGTCCTCAGTCCTCTCTTGGAGTGTCTCAACCGGAAGGCCAACAAGGTGGTCACCATGTTGGTGATGGACTTTGAGTCGGATCAAGG GATAAAGGAGTCTGGGGATTATTTTCCAGAACAGATGCTACGAACCAAACTGGGGATGAGGAATCAGGATGTGGAGGAG GTGCTTGTGTACCTGCAGCTCTACAAAAACATCTCAGTGGTTTTCCTGGAGAGCTGGCAGGACGTCACTGACCATGTGTGCGCCGTTACCAAGGCTTTGTCGAAACGCCCCTTCAA GCTCCTTACCGAGCGATCCGAGCTACCTTTCTGTGTGGACGGGTCCTGGGCCAGCGGGGCCCGGGTGGAGAGGGACGGCTCGGGCCTGAGGGACGTCTGGAGCAGACAGATCCAGCAGCTGAACCGAGTGAGCCCGGCAGTGGCCTCTGCTGTGACCGAGTCCTTCCCATCTCCTCAGCTCCTGCTGCAG GCTTACCAAAACTCAGGGTCTGAGGCGGAGAAGAAGGGAATGCTGGCCGGTCTTTCAGTGAAAACAGAAGGCAAAGGAAGAAGGATTGGACCGGAAATTTCAGCCAGATTGTACCGCTGCCTCACAACAGAGAACCCTCAGCTGGTCCTGGACTGA
- the LOC124875559 gene encoding SPRY domain-containing SOCS box protein 3-like isoform X2: MLRRSWSSRARHLAWSETQQDTDVMAAVHATNKEWENKAVTQISDFESKMDHLVRTGPGSEVVALPCDAAVKQESFPLCEAPEELSLGLWAADDCFCREEDQVFDWVWDEHCKSSGASLSCDNRKASFHSDYSCGTAAIRGNRELSDGQHYWEVKMTSPVYGTDMMVGVGTSEVNLDKFKYSFGSLLGHDEDSWGLSYTGLLQHKGEKVKFSPRFGQGSIIGVHLDTWHGTLTFYKNRHCIGIAATRLQSKKFYPMVCSTAAKSSMKVICACYTPTSLQYLCCARLRQMLPCCPDIINAMQLPPGLRTVLQIHHGWVFALSSTPDPSEEEEDYMPESCQQDALKQISVPSSPCLSRCPSPVSIPSACADPYPETVPQYHCPCHTTPQNDSTACHCPPTPPSSDYESCCSDPEDYQCKRCRWT, translated from the exons ATGCTGAGAAGAAGCTGGAGCAGCAGAGCTCGACATTTGGCCTGGAGCGAAACACAGCAGGACACAGATGTCATGGCAGCTGTCCACGCCACCAACAAGGAGTGGGAGAACAAAGCAGTGACACAG ATCAGCGACTTCGAGTCTAAGATGGATCACCTGGTCAGAACTGGACCCGGCTCTGAGGTAGTGGCCCTGCCCTGCGATGCAGCTGTGAAGCAGGAGTCGTTCCCCCTCTGTGAGGCGCCGGAGGAGCTGAGCCTGGGTTTGTGGGCTGCTGATGACTGCTTCTGCAGGGAGGAGGACCAGG tttttgaCTGGGTGTGGGACGAGCACTGTAAGTCCTCCGGAGCCTCCCTCAGCTGTGACAACAGGAAGGCGAGCTTCCATTCGGACTACAGCTGCGGCACCGCCGCCATCCGTGGCAACAGGGAGCTCTCAGACGGCCAGCACTACTGGGAAGTGAAGATGACTTCTCCTGTCTATGGAACAGACATG ATGGTGGGGGTTGGAACTTCTGAGGTGAACCTGGACAAGTTTAAATACAGCTTTGGCAGCTTGCTGGGCCACGATGAAGACAGCTGGGGGCTCTCATACACAG GTCTGCTTCAACACAAAGGAGAAAAAGTGAAATTCTCCCCTCGGTTTGGCCAAGGGTCGATCATAGGCGTTCACTTGGACACATGGCACGGCACCCTGACCTTCTACAAGAATCGGCACTGCATAG GTATTGCTGCCACCAGGCTGCAGAGCAAGAAGTTCTACCCCATGGTGTGCTCCACTGCAGCTAAGAGCAGCATGAAGGTGATCTGTGCCTGCTACACACCCACCTCCCTGCAGTACCTCTGCTGTGCCCGGCTGCGGCAGATGTTGCCCTGTTGTCCAGACATAATTAATGCCATGCAGCTGCCCCCGGGCCTGCGGACCGTCCTCCAGATCCATCACGGCTGGGTGTTCGCCCTCAGCAGCACCCCTGACCcatctgaggaagaggaggactaCATGCCCGAATCTTGCCAGCAGGATGCCCTCAAGCAGATAAGCGTGCCTTCTAGCCCCTGCCTCAGCCGCTGTCCGAGCCCCGTATCGATCCCAAGTGCCTGTGCCGACCCATATCCTGAAACAGTCCCACAGTACCACTGCCCCTGTCACACGACTCCTCAGAATGACTCCACCGCCTGCCACTGTCCTCCGACTCCTCCGAGCAGTGACTACGAGAGCTGCTGCTCCGACCCAGAGGATTATCAGTGCAAAAGATGCCGCTGGACGTGA
- the LOC124875559 gene encoding SPRY domain-containing SOCS box protein 3-like isoform X1: MSHCYTVFRRTPARAAMLRRSWSSRARHLAWSETQQDTDVMAAVHATNKEWENKAVTQISDFESKMDHLVRTGPGSEVVALPCDAAVKQESFPLCEAPEELSLGLWAADDCFCREEDQVFDWVWDEHCKSSGASLSCDNRKASFHSDYSCGTAAIRGNRELSDGQHYWEVKMTSPVYGTDMMVGVGTSEVNLDKFKYSFGSLLGHDEDSWGLSYTGLLQHKGEKVKFSPRFGQGSIIGVHLDTWHGTLTFYKNRHCIGIAATRLQSKKFYPMVCSTAAKSSMKVICACYTPTSLQYLCCARLRQMLPCCPDIINAMQLPPGLRTVLQIHHGWVFALSSTPDPSEEEEDYMPESCQQDALKQISVPSSPCLSRCPSPVSIPSACADPYPETVPQYHCPCHTTPQNDSTACHCPPTPPSSDYESCCSDPEDYQCKRCRWT; this comes from the exons ATGAGCCACTGCTACACAGTGTTCAGGAGGACCCCTGCAAG AGCTGCCATGCTGAGAAGAAGCTGGAGCAGCAGAGCTCGACATTTGGCCTGGAGCGAAACACAGCAGGACACAGATGTCATGGCAGCTGTCCACGCCACCAACAAGGAGTGGGAGAACAAAGCAGTGACACAG ATCAGCGACTTCGAGTCTAAGATGGATCACCTGGTCAGAACTGGACCCGGCTCTGAGGTAGTGGCCCTGCCCTGCGATGCAGCTGTGAAGCAGGAGTCGTTCCCCCTCTGTGAGGCGCCGGAGGAGCTGAGCCTGGGTTTGTGGGCTGCTGATGACTGCTTCTGCAGGGAGGAGGACCAGG tttttgaCTGGGTGTGGGACGAGCACTGTAAGTCCTCCGGAGCCTCCCTCAGCTGTGACAACAGGAAGGCGAGCTTCCATTCGGACTACAGCTGCGGCACCGCCGCCATCCGTGGCAACAGGGAGCTCTCAGACGGCCAGCACTACTGGGAAGTGAAGATGACTTCTCCTGTCTATGGAACAGACATG ATGGTGGGGGTTGGAACTTCTGAGGTGAACCTGGACAAGTTTAAATACAGCTTTGGCAGCTTGCTGGGCCACGATGAAGACAGCTGGGGGCTCTCATACACAG GTCTGCTTCAACACAAAGGAGAAAAAGTGAAATTCTCCCCTCGGTTTGGCCAAGGGTCGATCATAGGCGTTCACTTGGACACATGGCACGGCACCCTGACCTTCTACAAGAATCGGCACTGCATAG GTATTGCTGCCACCAGGCTGCAGAGCAAGAAGTTCTACCCCATGGTGTGCTCCACTGCAGCTAAGAGCAGCATGAAGGTGATCTGTGCCTGCTACACACCCACCTCCCTGCAGTACCTCTGCTGTGCCCGGCTGCGGCAGATGTTGCCCTGTTGTCCAGACATAATTAATGCCATGCAGCTGCCCCCGGGCCTGCGGACCGTCCTCCAGATCCATCACGGCTGGGTGTTCGCCCTCAGCAGCACCCCTGACCcatctgaggaagaggaggactaCATGCCCGAATCTTGCCAGCAGGATGCCCTCAAGCAGATAAGCGTGCCTTCTAGCCCCTGCCTCAGCCGCTGTCCGAGCCCCGTATCGATCCCAAGTGCCTGTGCCGACCCATATCCTGAAACAGTCCCACAGTACCACTGCCCCTGTCACACGACTCCTCAGAATGACTCCACCGCCTGCCACTGTCCTCCGACTCCTCCGAGCAGTGACTACGAGAGCTGCTGCTCCGACCCAGAGGATTATCAGTGCAAAAGATGCCGCTGGACGTGA
- the nubp2 gene encoding cytosolic Fe-S cluster assembly factor nubp2 — protein sequence MEQNNDGSLAQVRHVVLVLSGKGGVGKSTITTELAMALRHAGKKVGILDVDLCGPSIPRMLNVGRPEVHQCDSGWVPVYKDAQKNLALMSIGFLMEDPDEAVVWRGPKKTALIGQFVSDVAWGELDVLLVDTPPGTSDEHLAVLENLKKHKVDGAVLVTTPQAVSTGDVRREITFCKKTGVRILGIVENMSGFVCPHCSECSNIFSQGGGEELAKLTGSVFLGSVPLDPLLSASLEEGKDFTESFPESSTFSAISSISQTLLQSLESD from the exons ATGGAACAGAATAATG ATGGGAGCTTGGCCCAGGTTCGCCATGTTGTGTTGGTGCTGTCGGGAAAGGGAGGAGTGGGAAAGAGTACCATCACCACAGAGTTAGCCATGGCTCTGAGGCATGCAGGCAAGAAG GTTGGGATTCTTGATGTCGACCTTTGTGGGCCCAGTATCCCCCGTATGCTGAATGTAGGCCGGCCGGAAGTGCACCAGTGTGACTCAGGATGGGTACCAGTCTACAAAGATGCTCAGAAGAATCTGGCACTGATGTCGATTGGCTTCCTAATGGAAGACCCAGATGAAGCTGTGGTGTGGAGGGGCCCAAAGAAAACTG CTTTGATTGGCCAGTTTGTGTCAGATGTAGCGTGGGGGGAGCTGGATGTGCTGCTGGTGGACACGCCGCCAGGGACATCTGATGAGCATTTGGCTGTACTGGAAAatctcaaaaaacataaagtggACGGAGCCGTTTTGGTCACCACACCTCAG GCAGTATCCACTGGTGATGTGAGGAGGGAGATCACCTTCTGCAAGAAGACCGGTGTTCGGATCCTGGGAATTGTTGAGAACATGAGTGGCTTTGTTTGCCCGCACTGCTCT GAATGCAGCAACATTTTCTCACAGGGTGGAGGTGAAGAGTTGGCCAAACTGACCGGATCGGTGTTTCTAG GTTCTGTTCCATTGGATCCTCTACTCAGTGCCAGTTTAGAGGAGGGCAAAGACTTCACAGAGTCGTTTCCTGAAAGCTCCACATTCAGTGCAATCAGCAGCATTTCTCAGACTTTGCTCCAGAGCCTCGAGTCAGACTGA
- the atp6v0cb gene encoding ATPase H+ transporting V0 subunit cb yields the protein MSSESPEYSPFFAVMGASAAMVFSALGAAYGTAKSGTGIAAMSVMRPELIMKSIIPVVMAGIIAIYGLVVAVLIANNLSEKITLYKSFLHLGAGLSVGLSGLAAGFAIGIVGDAGVRGTAQQPRLFVGMILILIFAEVLGLYGLIVALILSTK from the exons ATGTCGAGCGAAAGCCCCGAATACTCACCGTTCTTCGCAGTGATGGGAGCCTCCGCGGCTATGGTGTTCAGCG CCTTGGGAGCAGCCTATGGCACAGCTAAGAGCGGCACAGGTATCGCTGCCATGTCTGTGATGAGGCCGGAGCTCATTATGAAGTCAATAATCCCCGTTGTCATGGCTGGTATTATAGCCATCTACGGCCTGGTAGTAGCTGTGCTGATTGCCAACAATCTCTCAGAAAAGATCACTCTATACAA GAGTTTCCTCCACCTTGGCGCTGGACTCAGCGTGGGCCTCAGTGGGCTGGCGGCAGGTTTCGCGATCGGCATCGTGGGCGACGCCGGTGTGAGGGGCACGGCTCAGCAGCCACGGCTTTTTGTGGGCATGATTCTCATCTTGATTTTTGCTGAGGTCCTGGGTCTCTACGGGCTCATCGTTGCCCTTATCCTCTCCACGAAGTAA